The following proteins are co-located in the Telopea speciosissima isolate NSW1024214 ecotype Mountain lineage chromosome 9, Tspe_v1, whole genome shotgun sequence genome:
- the LOC122638941 gene encoding uncharacterized protein LOC122638941 — protein sequence MSSSTNHVHKRRIRFASSNIGSLTGKSMELIDAMRRRRINVACIQETRWKGHKAKALDDFKLWYLGDESGRGGVGIVVDKDLKNEVVDVKRLGDRIISIKLVLDNEVINIARAYAPQAGLDESVKIQFWEHMDGLVQGFGSGDKIIIGGDLNGHVGRDHRGFEEVHGGYGVGERNEEGISVLDFAIAFDLCITNTFFKKRDEHLITYKSGHHASQIDFFLTRRFDRPLCKDCKIIPGESLTAQRRLMVLDMYLSTGKRKKAKQVCPKIRWGRFQGVLLESFFDKVAL from the coding sequence ATGTCTTCAAGTACTAATCATGTTCAtaagcgtaggattagatttgCATCCTCGAACATCGGATCTTTGACCGGTAAGAGTATGGAGTTGATTGATGCTatgcgaagaagaagaattaatgtGGCATGCATTCAAGAAACTAGATGGAAGGGTCACAAAGCGAAGGCATTAGATGATTTCAAACTATGGTACTTGGGAGATGAAAGTGGGAGaggtggagtgggcatagttgTTGACAAAGACCTTAAGAACGAAGTAGTAGATGTTAAAAGATTAGGGGATAGGATCATATCTATCAAGCTGGTGCTAGACAATGAGGTTATCAACATTGCTAGAGCATACGCACCCCAAGCAGGTTTGGATGAGAGTGTTAAAATACAATTCTGGGagcacatggatggattagtacAGGGTTTTGGTTCGGGAGATAAAATTATTATTGGAGGGGATCTTAACGGACATGTGGGCAGGGATCATAGAGGCTTTGAAGAGGTTCACGGAGGATACGgagttggagagaggaatgaagaggggatATCAGTGTTAGACTTTGCGATAGCGTTTGACCTGTGCATTACAAAtaccttttttaaaaagagagatgaaCATTTAATTACCTACAAGAGTGGGCACCATGCaagccaaatagattttttcctAACAAGAAGGTTTGACAGACCTttatgtaaggattgtaagaTTATACCAGGAGAGAGCTTAACCGCCCAACGTAGACTGATGGTCTTAGATATGTACCTCAGTACGGGAAAACGTAAGAAAGCAAAACAAGTttgccctaagataagatgggggCGATTCCAAGGAGTTCTCTTAGAGTCATTTTTCGATAAAGTAGCTCTATAA